A genomic stretch from Arachis stenosperma cultivar V10309 chromosome 3, arast.V10309.gnm1.PFL2, whole genome shotgun sequence includes:
- the LOC130969628 gene encoding homogentisate 1,2-dioxygenase yields the protein MEEPKASGDFQYLSGFGNHLSSEALVGALPADQNSPLICPYGLYAEQISGTSFTTPRSHNLFSWFYRIKPSVTHEPFKARVPSNERLLSEFSQSNSTTNPTQLRWKPVEIPDSPTDFIDGLFTVCGSGSSFMRHGYAIHMYTANKSMDKCAFCNADGDFLIVPQQGRLVITTECGRLKVSPGEIAILPQGFRFTVNLPDGPSRGYVGEIFGTHFRLPDLGPIGANGLASPRDFLVPTAWYEDKFNPGYTIVQKFGGELFVAVQDFSPFNVVAWHGNYVPYKYDLNKFCPYNTVLFDHSDPSINTVLTAPTDKPGVALLDFVIFPPRWLVAEHTFRPPYYHRNCMSEFMGLVYGGYEAKVDGFLPGGASLHNCMTPHGPDTKSYEATIARGNDVGPSKITETMAFMFESCLIPRITPWALQSPFLDHDYYQCWIGLRSHFNPKSEVPNLQNNGE from the exons ATGGAAGAACCCAAGGCCAGCGGCGACTTCCAGTACCTCTCCGGCTTCGGCAACCACTTGTCGTCGGAGGCCCTCGTCGGAGCTCTGCCGGCCGACCAGAATAGCCCCCTCATCTGCCCCTATGGTCTCTACGCTGAGCAAATCTCCGGCACCTCTTTCACCACCCCTCGCAGCCACAACCTCTTCAg TTGGTTTTATCGGATCAAGCCTTCGGTGACTCACGAACCGTTCAAGGCTCGTGTTCCTTCTAACGAGAGACTTTTGAGCGAGTTCAGCCAATCCAACAGCACTACTAACCCAACTCAACTTCGATGGAAGCCTGTGGAAATTCCTGATTCGCCCACCGATTTCATTGATGGTTTGTTCACTGTTTGTGGTTCCGGCAGCTCCTTCATGCGCCATGGATATGCTATTCACAT GTACACTGCCAACAAATCCATGGACAAATGTGCCTTTTGCAATGCTGATGGAGACTTCTTAATTGTTCCCCAACAAGGAA GACTCGTGATCACTACTGAGTGCGGAAGATTAAAAGTTTCCCCCGGTGAAATCGCTATATTACCTCAAGGCTTTCGTTTCACTGTGAATCTGCCCGATGGCCCATCCCGTGGCTATGTAGGTGAAATTTTCGGTACTCATTTTCGACTTCCGGATCTGGGACCAATAG gTGCTAATGGTCTTGCATCTCCAAGGGATTTCCTTGTTCCTACAGCATGGTATGAAGATAAATTCAATCCTGGGTACACTATAGTGCAGAAGTTTGGTGGTGAACTATTTGTTGCAGTCCAGGATTTCTCTCCCTTCAATGTTGTTGCTTGGCATGGTAATTATGTTCCATATAAG TATGATCTAAACAAATTCTGCCCTTACAATACTGTTCTGTTCGATCATAGTGATCCCTCAATAAACACTG TACTGACTGCACCAACGGATAAACCTGGGGTGGCATTgcttgattttgtaattttccCACCAAGATGGCTGGTTGCTGAGCACACCTTCCGTCCTCCATACTATCATCGCAATTGCATGAGTGAATTTATGGGCCTCGTTTATGGTGGCTATGAG GCCAAGGTCGATGGATTTCTTCCAGGCGGTGCAAGTCTTCATAATTGCATGACTCCGCATGGTCCTGATACGAAGTCGTATGAG GCTACGATTGCACGTGGGAATGATGTAGGACCTTCAAAGATAACAGAAACAATGGCTTTTATGTTTGAATCGTGTTTGATACCCCGCATCACTCCATGGGCTCTACAATCACCATTCTTGGATCATGATTATTACCAGTGCTGGATTGGCCTCAGATCTCACTTTAATCCGAAATCTGAAGTCCCAAACCTGCAGAATAATGGAGAATAG